One segment of Zhihengliuella halotolerans DNA contains the following:
- a CDS encoding PH domain-containing protein, producing the protein MSHDQPNANDGAVPVDSAPRSPQDFQEEAPWHRVHPVSPFVRGWIVIVALVYGFGQNWLQNLIPGFGGEGDGDSSKDEEVLDFIFGSVAWIVAGGLLVLLLILGGFFLSWKMTRYQLTDRHVNVRSGIVFRQQRQARIDRVQAIDIVQPLVARIFGLAELKFEVADGGSTAMKLAFLKLAAAKDLRAAILARAAGLRTQTAGGPPPRDATREDPEGTDAAHDVVPDAPVAPENVLVRVPPGRLLASIVLSPAVWIAVIILGVGLIVQLATDSGFLMVYLLPGLFGFVPWIWGLFNNGFNFAAGVSPDGLRLSYGLLDTRHQTVPPGRIQAVQIRQGIIWRLMGWHKIVVNVAGYGAGADGGETRSTVLPVGTRADVLNILSIVLPNPGTDRPLELVEAGIAGSGPAEGFTTTPRTARFISPLAWRRQGFTVTRTAVFSRHGFLNRYLDIVPHERTQGIRLVQGPLARAAAVCSVRLMTTDGPVSPYIVQAAGPVARRFFLEQSARAARARAEHDRNHWLDEDPYGTGLSQLPVAKQAVAAGAGGEAADSAPPLNAPAPPPNSEAERNQREKEDKHE; encoded by the coding sequence GTGAGCCACGACCAGCCGAACGCGAACGACGGCGCCGTCCCGGTCGACTCCGCGCCCCGCAGCCCCCAGGACTTCCAGGAGGAGGCCCCCTGGCATCGCGTCCACCCGGTCTCTCCTTTCGTCCGCGGTTGGATCGTCATCGTGGCGCTCGTCTACGGATTCGGCCAGAACTGGCTGCAGAACCTCATCCCGGGCTTCGGCGGGGAGGGCGACGGCGACTCCTCGAAAGACGAGGAGGTCCTCGACTTCATCTTCGGCTCGGTGGCCTGGATCGTCGCCGGCGGCCTGCTCGTCCTGCTGCTCATCCTCGGCGGCTTCTTCCTCTCGTGGAAGATGACCCGCTACCAGCTGACCGACCGGCACGTGAACGTCCGCTCGGGCATCGTGTTCCGCCAGCAGCGGCAGGCGCGCATCGACCGCGTGCAGGCGATCGACATCGTCCAGCCCCTGGTCGCGCGGATCTTCGGCCTCGCCGAGCTCAAGTTCGAAGTCGCCGATGGCGGTTCCACCGCGATGAAACTCGCGTTCCTCAAACTCGCCGCCGCGAAGGACCTGCGGGCGGCAATCCTCGCCCGGGCGGCGGGGCTGCGCACACAGACGGCAGGCGGACCACCGCCTCGTGACGCCACGCGCGAGGACCCCGAGGGCACCGACGCCGCGCACGACGTCGTACCGGATGCGCCCGTGGCGCCCGAGAACGTGCTGGTGCGCGTTCCGCCCGGGCGGCTGCTCGCTTCGATCGTGCTCAGCCCCGCCGTGTGGATCGCGGTCATCATCCTCGGCGTGGGCCTCATCGTCCAGCTCGCGACCGACAGCGGCTTCCTCATGGTCTACCTGCTGCCGGGTCTGTTCGGCTTCGTGCCGTGGATCTGGGGACTGTTCAACAACGGGTTCAACTTCGCGGCGGGTGTCAGCCCCGATGGGCTGCGCCTGAGCTACGGCCTGCTCGACACCCGGCACCAGACCGTACCGCCCGGGCGGATCCAGGCCGTGCAGATCCGCCAGGGGATCATCTGGCGGCTCATGGGCTGGCACAAGATCGTCGTGAACGTCGCCGGTTACGGGGCGGGTGCCGACGGCGGAGAAACGCGCTCGACTGTGCTGCCCGTCGGCACCCGGGCGGACGTGCTGAACATCCTCTCGATCGTGCTGCCGAACCCCGGGACCGACCGTCCCCTCGAGCTGGTCGAGGCCGGCATCGCCGGCTCCGGCCCCGCGGAGGGGTTTACGACGACGCCGCGTACCGCTCGCTTCATCTCGCCACTCGCGTGGCGGCGGCAGGGATTCACAGTGACCAGGACCGCGGTCTTCTCGCGGCACGGCTTCCTGAACCGGTACCTCGACATCGTCCCGCACGAGCGCACGCAGGGGATTCGGCTCGTCCAGGGTCCGCTGGCCCGGGCCGCGGCGGTCTGCTCGGTCCGGTTGATGACCACCGATGGCCCGGTCTCGCCGTACATCGTCCAGGCGGCCGGTCCCGTAGCCCGGCGCTTCTTCCTCGAGCAGTCCGCCCGGGCTGCCCGCGCTCGGGCCGAGCACGACCGCAACCACTGGCTCGACGAGGATCCCTACGGCACGGGCCTGTCGCAGCTTCCGGTCGCGAAGCAGGCCGTCGCTGCCGGAGCGGGCGGGGAGGCCGCGGATTCGGCGCCGCCACTGAACGCACCCGCCCCTCCGCCGAATAGCGAGGCCGAGAGGAACCAGCGAGAGAAGGAGGACAAGCATGAGTAA
- a CDS encoding Rossmann-like and DUF2520 domain-containing protein, translating into MSKPGRLGIGVISAGKVGAVLGAALRAAEHQIVGVHAVSEDSRERAENLLPGAPVLEIDEILRRAELVLFAVPDDQLGPLVAGLADAGHFKPGQLVVHTAGRFGLEVLAPARAAGAIGLAIHPAMTFTGMSLDLARLPDCVFGVTAENMMLPIAQALVVEMGAEPVVVADADRVTYHAALAHASNHLVTLAGQAAQLLNEVGVERPDRLLGPLMRASLENALASGEAALTGPVARGDAGTVAQHVEALEDVDDDVRTAYTSMALATAMRAADRGLITRAQALEMARILGEASS; encoded by the coding sequence ATGAGTAAGCCCGGCCGGCTCGGCATCGGCGTCATCAGCGCCGGCAAGGTGGGGGCCGTCCTCGGCGCCGCCCTGCGCGCGGCGGAGCACCAGATCGTCGGCGTGCACGCGGTGTCCGAGGACTCGCGCGAGCGGGCCGAGAACCTGTTGCCCGGCGCCCCCGTTCTCGAGATCGACGAGATCCTGCGCCGTGCCGAGCTCGTGCTCTTCGCCGTCCCGGACGACCAGCTCGGCCCGCTTGTCGCCGGCCTTGCCGATGCGGGGCACTTCAAGCCAGGCCAGCTCGTCGTGCACACGGCCGGACGGTTCGGCCTCGAGGTTCTCGCCCCGGCGCGCGCGGCCGGCGCCATCGGACTCGCGATCCACCCGGCCATGACCTTCACGGGCATGAGCCTGGACCTCGCCAGGCTGCCGGACTGCGTCTTCGGCGTCACGGCCGAGAACATGATGCTGCCGATCGCCCAGGCGCTCGTCGTCGAAATGGGCGCCGAACCCGTGGTCGTCGCCGACGCCGACCGGGTGACCTACCACGCGGCGCTCGCGCATGCCTCGAACCATCTCGTCACCCTCGCCGGCCAAGCCGCCCAGCTGCTGAACGAGGTCGGGGTCGAACGCCCGGACCGGCTCCTCGGCCCGCTCATGCGCGCCTCCCTCGAGAACGCGCTCGCCTCCGGGGAGGCGGCCCTGACGGGTCCGGTCGCCCGCGGCGACGCCGGAACCGTCGCCCAGCACGTGGAAGCACTCGAGGACGTGGACGACGACGTCCGCACCGCCTACACGTCCATGGCCCTGGCCACCGCCATGCGCGCCGCCGATCGCGGACTGATCACGCGCGCCCAAGCGCTCGAGATGGCCCGTATCCTCGGCGAAGCCTCCTCCTAG
- the panC gene encoding pantoate--beta-alanine ligase — MSRHEEHAPRIVRTVAELKAVGRELLEAAAAEGREASLGLVPTMGALHEGHARLIAQARDENAVVVVTDFVNRLQFDDSADFERYPRDLEADAAIAAGAGADLIFAPEEREVYPDGRPRVLLSAGTLGERFEGASRPGHFDGMLTVVAKLLHYGMPDPATPAATTYRAYFGQKDAQQLAIVRRLVHDLDYPVTIRPVPIVRSAGGLALSSRNRFLTDEQSDAALVLSRSLFLMKQRADARLPLQPAEAVAMIESATGVELDYFEVVDPGTLEPLAFNCAETPFSGEALVLVAARVGGVRLIDNMPLTAG; from the coding sequence GTGAGTAGACACGAAGAACACGCACCCAGGATCGTCCGCACCGTCGCAGAGCTGAAGGCCGTCGGCCGCGAACTTCTCGAGGCTGCAGCCGCCGAAGGACGCGAGGCCTCGCTCGGACTCGTGCCGACGATGGGCGCACTGCATGAGGGGCACGCTCGTCTCATCGCGCAGGCGCGCGATGAGAACGCCGTCGTCGTCGTCACCGACTTCGTCAACCGCCTCCAGTTCGACGACTCGGCGGACTTCGAGCGGTACCCCCGCGATCTCGAGGCGGACGCGGCGATCGCCGCCGGCGCCGGTGCCGACCTGATCTTCGCCCCGGAGGAGCGCGAGGTCTACCCCGACGGTCGCCCGCGCGTCCTGCTCTCGGCGGGAACACTCGGGGAGAGGTTCGAGGGGGCCTCGCGGCCCGGGCACTTCGACGGCATGCTCACCGTCGTCGCGAAGCTGCTCCACTACGGGATGCCCGACCCGGCTACGCCCGCGGCGACCACGTACCGCGCCTACTTCGGTCAGAAGGACGCCCAGCAGCTGGCGATTGTGCGCAGGCTCGTCCACGACCTCGACTACCCAGTGACGATCAGGCCCGTGCCCATCGTCCGCTCGGCGGGGGGACTGGCGCTCTCGAGCCGGAACAGGTTCCTGACCGACGAGCAGTCGGACGCCGCGCTTGTGCTCTCCCGCTCGCTGTTCCTGATGAAGCAACGGGCCGATGCGCGGCTGCCGCTCCAGCCCGCCGAGGCGGTGGCCATGATCGAGTCCGCCACGGGCGTGGAGCTGGACTACTTCGAGGTCGTGGACCCGGGAACGCTGGAGCCGCTCGCCTTCAACTGTGCGGAGACGCCTTTCAGCGGAGAGGCGCTCGTACTGGTGGCGGCACGCGTAGGCGGGGTCCGCCTCATCGACAACATGCCGTTGACGGCAGGCTAG